A window of Paenibacillus sp. 19GGS1-52 contains these coding sequences:
- a CDS encoding YolD-like family protein, with product MSELTKREMIEQALYKSMEEHSAVTLTLYDSFENRFAKGIVMKVDRQLGIKLRWPDDDWDWMRIEDVIDVTS from the coding sequence ATGAGTGAATTAACAAAAAGAGAAATGATCGAACAGGCGTTATACAAGTCTATGGAGGAGCATAGCGCCGTCACACTCACCTTGTACGATTCATTTGAGAACCGATTTGCCAAAGGTATAGTAATGAAGGTAGACCGGCAGCTGGGTATTAAACTTCGGTGGCCAGATGATGATTGGGATTGGATGCGAATAGAAGATGTTATTGATGTGACTTCATAA
- a CDS encoding YjcZ family sporulation protein: MGEFAGGYGGFTSPTAILVLFILLVIITKTFMI, translated from the coding sequence ATGGGTGAATTTGCTGGAGGATATGGTGGATTTACATCTCCCACTGCAATTTTGGTTCTGTTTATTTTGTTGGTAATCATCACTAAGACTTTCATGATTTAA
- a CDS encoding phosphatidylinositol kinase, whose amino-acid sequence MDTNYQQVSWSCMNKYVGIMTTDGQAHDGFIAHVDQDYVTLAIPTNEMMGHMNGMPAQNSSYRQFGFHPGFFPRRRFIQRRIPFGGIAALFLLPFFI is encoded by the coding sequence ATGGATACAAATTATCAACAAGTCAGTTGGAGTTGCATGAATAAATACGTTGGAATAATGACGACTGATGGTCAAGCACACGATGGATTTATCGCTCACGTAGATCAGGATTATGTCACCCTCGCTATCCCTACAAATGAAATGATGGGTCATATGAATGGAATGCCTGCGCAAAATTCTTCTTATCGACAATTTGGGTTTCATCCAGGCTTTTTCCCAAGACGTCGCTTTATCCAAAGACGTATACCTTTTGGCGGCATTGCCGCTTTGTTTTTGCTTCCATTTTTCATTTGA
- a CDS encoding oxidoreductase — MSQNKKVMFITGSSTGFGREIADKAIAAGYKVVATARNKDALHDLVKGNESNVLALELDVTNSEQILNAVNEAIEKFGTIDVLVNNAGIGYFSSVEESVEEETRKMFEINFWGLMHVTNAVLPQMRSQKSGHIINFSSIGGLASFPTLGYYHATKYAVEGISESLAQEVKPFNIHVTLIKPSGFRTDWSGRSSAKTQPSTPDYIETLSPTFQYMALGGGKEAGDPKKAAEAVLTVVEAGNPPMRLLLGNQAYQAATHKFTNLLQNIEQWKETTINADFQK; from the coding sequence TTGTCTCAAAATAAAAAAGTAATGTTTATTACAGGAAGCTCTACAGGCTTCGGACGTGAAATTGCAGATAAGGCTATTGCAGCAGGATACAAGGTTGTGGCAACAGCTAGAAATAAGGATGCCTTACATGATCTGGTCAAGGGTAATGAGTCCAATGTTCTTGCATTGGAATTGGATGTAACCAATTCAGAACAAATCCTAAACGCAGTTAATGAAGCCATTGAGAAATTTGGCACAATTGATGTACTTGTAAATAATGCGGGAATTGGTTACTTTAGCTCTGTGGAGGAAAGCGTTGAAGAAGAAACACGAAAAATGTTTGAAATTAACTTTTGGGGACTTATGCATGTAACGAATGCGGTGTTACCACAGATGAGAAGTCAAAAATCCGGACATATTATTAATTTCTCTTCCATAGGTGGACTAGCTTCATTTCCGACTCTGGGGTATTATCATGCTACTAAATATGCGGTTGAAGGTATATCGGAAAGCCTTGCTCAAGAAGTAAAACCCTTTAATATCCACGTAACTTTAATTAAACCGAGTGGATTCCGGACAGACTGGAGCGGACGTTCATCTGCTAAGACACAGCCAAGTACTCCTGATTATATAGAAACGCTTTCTCCTACATTTCAATACATGGCACTGGGTGGCGGTAAGGAAGCGGGTGACCCAAAAAAAGCAGCAGAAGCAGTGCTAACCGTAGTGGAAGCTGGAAATCCACCAATGCGTCTTCTTTTAGGAAATCAAGCCTACCAAGCAGCCACACACAAATTTACGAATCTACTGCAAAATATTGAACAATGGAAAGAGACTACAATAAATGCTGATTTCCAAAAATAA
- a CDS encoding MerR family transcriptional regulator: MYSIKQVQLISGLPASTLRYYEKEGILPEISRDGGGRRSYTEEQMDWLRFVMAMKDTGMTIEEIKTYLELALKGEDTIQERRDFLVLHKEKVEDQMAQTQNNMEKIIQKIAFYDLVVMGKSIY; this comes from the coding sequence ATGTATTCAATAAAACAAGTTCAGTTGATCAGCGGATTGCCGGCATCTACACTTCGATATTATGAGAAAGAGGGAATACTACCTGAAATCAGTCGGGATGGTGGTGGGAGAAGATCATATACAGAAGAACAGATGGATTGGTTAAGGTTTGTTATGGCGATGAAGGATACAGGAATGACCATCGAAGAGATTAAGACATATTTGGAGCTAGCTTTAAAAGGTGAGGATACAATTCAAGAGAGAAGAGACTTTCTAGTCTTACATAAGGAAAAAGTAGAAGATCAAATGGCACAAACGCAGAATAACATGGAAAAAATCATTCAAAAAATAGCTTTCTATGATTTGGTCGTAATGGGTAAAAGCATCTATTGA